The following proteins come from a genomic window of Myxosarcina sp. GI1:
- a CDS encoding ABC transporter ATP-binding protein — translation MSTITLRNIRKTYTDTEVIKGIDLDIEDREFVVFVGPSGCGKSTLLRMIAGLEDISSGELLIDGERMNEVPPDKRGLAMVFQTYALYPHMSVAENMAFSLRLAGVPKAKRLERAREVGRILQLEPLLNRKPKALSGGQRQRVAIGRALVRDPKVFLFDEPLSNLDAALRVQMRIELSSLHDSLQATMIYVTHDQVEAMTLANKIVVLQGGIIEQVGSPLELYHHPRNRFVAGFIGSPKMNFLPVTTTGVTDSGTTVRVPGDTTVTVPVQPKTLRVDDRATLGIRPEHLRIDANNPTLMGEVLVVERLGGETYLYVKMAGGDTIIVQTDGDNRAQIRDRVPIHIDGELCHLFDAQELAIPKTQRHHLTVDKSHERPQHQVGY, via the coding sequence ATGTCAACTATTACCTTAAGAAACATTCGTAAAACCTATACCGATACCGAGGTTATTAAAGGCATCGATCTAGATATTGAAGATCGAGAATTTGTGGTTTTTGTCGGTCCTTCTGGCTGCGGTAAATCGACTTTACTACGGATGATTGCTGGACTAGAGGACATTTCCTCTGGCGAGTTACTTATCGATGGCGAGCGCATGAACGAAGTTCCTCCAGATAAACGGGGCTTGGCGATGGTGTTTCAAACCTATGCTCTCTATCCCCACATGAGCGTTGCTGAGAATATGGCGTTTAGTCTGCGTCTGGCGGGAGTACCCAAAGCCAAACGACTGGAACGAGCTAGAGAAGTCGGGCGGATACTGCAACTAGAGCCACTACTAAACCGTAAGCCCAAGGCTCTTTCTGGCGGACAAAGACAGCGAGTGGCGATCGGACGTGCTTTGGTTCGCGATCCGAAAGTATTTCTGTTTGACGAGCCGCTATCGAATTTAGATGCCGCGCTACGGGTACAGATGAGAATCGAGCTATCCAGCCTCCACGATAGCCTACAGGCGACAATGATCTACGTTACTCACGATCAGGTAGAGGCAATGACTCTAGCCAATAAAATCGTCGTTCTTCAGGGTGGCATTATCGAACAGGTAGGTTCGCCATTAGAACTATACCACCATCCCCGAAATCGCTTTGTGGCGGGATTTATCGGCTCGCCAAAAATGAACTTTCTTCCCGTCACGACAACAGGAGTTACAGACTCGGGTACTACAGTTAGGGTGCCTGGAGATACTACCGTCACCGTGCCAGTACAGCCCAAAACCCTGAGAGTAGACGATCGCGCTACTTTAGGAATTCGGCCCGAACATCTACGCATCGATGCTAATAATCCTACCTTAATGGGAGAAGTATTAGTTGTAGAAAGACTCGGTGGCGAAACCTACCTCTACGTCAAAATGGCTGGCGGAGACACCATAATCGTGCAAACCGATGGTGATAATCGCGCCCAAATTCGCGATCGCGTTCCCATCCATATCGATGGAGAACTATGTCATTTATTTGATGCCCAAGAACTTGCCATTCCCAAAACTCAGCGTCACCACCTCACTGTAGATAAATCTCATGAAAGACCCCAGCACCAAGTCGGCTATTAA